A segment of the Arachis hypogaea cultivar Tifrunner chromosome 5, arahy.Tifrunner.gnm2.J5K5, whole genome shotgun sequence genome:
gtgcaagtaaagaaagcaagaaaccacatagaaaatgcacatggtgaatgcatgtcctattggctgtgatatcacattgtcggttcaattgccaacccAACACATTCTCATGGGAATGTCGCCTTTCAGTAACAAATAAAATGGGTATCCCCAGGGATATCGTGCCCGGCACAAGGTCCTGGGATATAGTGTCCACGCACACTCTGCTGATTCCGAAAGGATGCGAGCGGAATACTTAGCCAcaaacctcacatctcaacgtaagcgggactaACCACGGCCCTTACGCTGCTGCCGCAACCTCGACAAGCAGAATTAACCAACCGTCCTTGCCAGACGtatagcgtctcaacaatcttAGCAATAAATAATATATCCATATTCCTCAATGATCACTTTCAGTATtcattaattcattatttatCCTCGAGTTTCAAACACGTTGCAAACATTATCAATTCTCAGTTTCACAGCTCATCATGCTCATCATCAACATAAGTACTCTTCCAACCCATACAACTATTTCATCCTCAATACTCCAGAAACCTAAGGCTCCGTTTTCTAACTGATGATAAAAAATTACCAAGTTAAACTAACTAACTCATCTCTATTAGCCTTAGAGACTAAATACTTGGTAGCAATCTCAAAAAGTaatttaagaaaattttttaGTGTAACAGATCTTCCTGTAGATATCAACAAGAGAAATTCAGAGTGGGGTATACTTGTGGTATCTTCGAAATTTTTCTGAGCTAtattcctctttttttctttgtcttcttaTCCTTATCTCGAGCTTGGTAGGAAAGATTTGGCCTTGAGACGGGATTTTTAAGTTGTGAATTCTagtccatgttgatatatttctaTACCCGTTCATGTACTTCATATAAAGAGGTCGGATGCCTCTTTGATATGGATTGCGAAAATGACCATTTTCTAAGGCTATTAACTAACCCCATTATTACTGCTTCGGAAGGCAAATTCTGTATTTTTAAGCaggttttgttgaatctttccatataagcTCAGAAAATCTCTCCGACTTCTTGTTTTATTCCTAAGAAACTTGGAGCATGTTTAATTTTGTCCTTCTAATAAAAAACTTCTTTGCCAGATAATCAAAATAAGTCATCGACATAGAGGTAAGCTATTGAACCACTTCATTATTGGTTAACGTTATCAAAAAAGCCTTGCAAGTCGCATCGAACATGTAGGCCAAATACATCCtacttttgaatattttaatttaaaataaattagacggtattaatttaatttaatttataggtACCAcataaatatcataaaaaataatattatttcatTATTACCCTATGACTACATTGAGATAATGTATAcactataataataacaattaattttaagaagtcattatattataaaaatcgTTAGTTATATATTTAGACTCCTAAGAATAAACTCCAAATAAACTTAGATAAATAGGCATAATTGCTAATTATAATAGTACAAATACCTTCCGCTGTAAGTCTACTTTGTTTGATATGGTAACCAATAAattccaaaactttttcaaaaatatgaacataatatttgaatttgtcaAATTTCTTTCTCAAGTGTGACAAAATATTAAGAGATTCacattaaaattttgtaaatgaTCTATATTAATTTTTGTGGTTGAACAAAATTTACAAATTTAACTTCATAAATAACTTAATTTTCGTTATatccaaattctaaaatattaTCTTCATaagtatttgaataaatattctCAATTATTTCTATAAAACCTTTTATTTCAAAATGAATGACTTTACATATCttcaaataatattaactaatttttttcattataaaagAATGATATTGGAATATAGCTATAATGCATGGGACACGACACGATACGCGACACTTCGGCATgcgaattttaaaattgtataagaTATGGAAACAcacacatataaaatataaagtattttttagataaatcgtaatgatattttgatattttattgatattaaaatataaattaattttttaattatttttaatgtcttattttaattatatcaaatatttaaaatattttttatttcaataaataataatatatactatatctaaatttatttcaagaatatatgttaagaataagactgaacACGCTGACACGTAatagtatttaggtgtgtccaaatgtatccggaaaagaatttttttgctttttaatttttattaagacacggtggGACACAGCAAACACGTGTGTCGGACGAGTGTCAGTAAATGTTGTATCCGAAATATGTTCGAGATACGAACATGGTAACTCAGCGAAATGTTTGTGCTTCATAGAAATATAGTATCTATAacttaaattaaattgataaaataaatataaatttatttattttaaattattttttatgaaaacattTGAAGGagactattttataatttttaaattaaattagtattttttaatttaatttaacttattttaaattaaaaatatttgaaaaaattattttaacaattttaattttgataatttaaaaattttttagaaaatttttataCTTCATTATAGAAATTGATTTATTCAATTTACATACGTAGATACTTAATAGCCACATATATTAGTTAATATGTTACGttcataataattaacaaatcaaattaaaaaaagaattatattatctaacaaaaataaatgttagagattattttatattaaaaaattataatattctattttaaaaacttaaaaaaggaCATGGATTATatactcttatttttattataaaatttgggGTACCATCTAATTAGTTTGGCTTGATTAAAATACAAAGTTGACTGAGTAACATTTTTTGTGTTACGTTGTTCGCAGTTTCCCACTTTCCCCTCTTTAATTGCAGCACTACGAAACCTTTGTGTCCGCAAAACGTTCCATATGATCCCAACAACACAAATTAACAAACCCGTGAATCACTCTCATTCCAACATGAATCTCTCTCTGACTTTCAGATTCCGGTCAGAGATCCTTTCACAACTTCATTTCACACCGATATCTCCGATCAAGCACCCCttatctatttttcaattttttcctcAGGTATAGCCAGGAGAATTGCATCATCTGGATATGGTGTTTATGCTATGGACTATCCAGGTTTTGGCCTTTCAGAAGGATTACATGGATACATACCAAATTTTGATGATTTAGTTGATGATGTTATCGAGCATTATAGAAGAATTAAAGGTGTGAAGTTTTAGTATCCATGACTGCTGTAACATTTCACATGTGAAGATTTCAAATATTTAATCTCTTTTTACCCCTTAAAATCATGGTTTGTATTTCAATTGGCAGAAAGGCCTGAGCTGAGAGAGTTGCCTCGATTTATATTGGGGCAGTCAATGGGAGGAGCAGTTTCTATTAAAGTTCATTTGAAGGAGCCAAATAATTGGGATGGAATGATCCTTGTAGCACCAATGTGTAAAGTAAGCTCGTCCATCTGTATTTCATTCGATGCtcaccaattttttatttaatttaaatcgtTGTAGTTCAGCGTAAACTCTGCACTGAATTCAGTTTGAGTAGTTTTTCGTATGGATTGCTGTTTCTATCAATGGTTGATACAATTGGATCTTTGCTCGATTATATTGACcaataaaaaatgttatatataattaatgtcgAACCTGGGACACTCCTTTAGCTTTTGAAGAGTGACAAGGGACACTAAACCAAACTGCTATTAGCATTCATTGGTGAAATATAAAACAAATGATGCTTGTTTCTTATTAGATTGGGAATATGCTTATGTATATTATAGATAATAGTTTGCATTTGATACAGAAGAGAAACTCATTAGCCATTACAAAAGCTTACCTTTGGATAATGATTGAACTAAGCTTACCTTTTTGTGGCaactagtttttattttttattttttataattgtgttCCCTTTTTAGGGGCCATCAtacattcatactactatattgtggggttaatttatttaaaattcaatggAAAATGTATTTTTAATAATCTTATTAGCTATTACAGTATTTACCTGGCTTAGCCAAACAATATTTATGATAATCATTTTGAATTTGGCGATTAGTTTAAGGATTGTGATTTCCAAGTTTTGTACTGCTTTAATTTACGTGAACATTTTTGCATTACACTGGAAACTTTTATCGCAAACTCAAATAGTTAAACACTCTTTGATAAAAAGTGGCTTTTGTAATTTCTTTTTTGTCCCGTCTTTTCAATATAGTTTTGTAATGTACAACTTTCAGTTGAAGCATGGTTTGCTGATTTCTGTTGCGGGTAGATTGCAGATGATGTGATGCCATCTGATGCAGTTATGAAGGTATTAACTCTTTTATCGAAGGTGATGCCAAAAGCAAAACTGTTCCCAAACCAAGATCTAGCAGAGCTTGCCTTCAGGGAACCAAGCAAAAGAAAATTGGTTAGTGACTTATACAGAATTAACTTTTGGATTCCAATATAACAAAATAGACATTTTGATTCCTTGTCTTGCTCTTCAACAAAATATCTTGCACTTTCTTAGCGTTAGAACTTAGAAGTTGATTGATTCATTTTTATCGTGTTTTCTGACATATTTTCCGCATtgtcatatatatataagtcATGCTGTTTGGAGTTAAGGATTACTTCAGAGTCTATTGTTGTTTAGTTCTCTCTTTGACTGTCTCATCATTTCATTATCTTTCACATGAACTCGTACGTTGTAGTTACAATCATCGAGTTTGTTCATGTTTGACGATCTCATCTATTTTAATTAGAGAAAGATGGGAAATTGTGGCAGAGGTTACTCTATTCAAAGCCTCAATTTGTTGTCTCAGATTTGCAACGTTGTTGTTTGTTCTACTTGATACTtaaattttgtattgattttgcAAAACAAAACCCGTGTTAGTCATAATCAAACTAAATACattgataatattaatttatCCCTAGTGTTGATTTTATCTTTTTAGGCTGTTTACAATGTCATTTGTTATGATGATAATCCGCGACTGAAAACCGGTATGGAGCTTTTACGAACCACAAAAGAAATTGAATCACAAGTACAGAAGGTTAGTATTCTTTTTGTCTTCCAATCTCTATATTTTCATTTTTGAGTTCCATTGCTTAGGTAGTTTGTTTCTGTTTTCATATTTGAGGTCCTTTTCTTTTGTTGCAACTCAAAGAAGGTTTTCTCACTAAAATAGAAAAGATTCCCGTATCATCCCGTTCTGAAAATTTAagcatttcattattgttttctcaATTTAAAATCCACCATTGGTAAGTATTACAAGTGCCGATACGATACTCTAGCTaaatctatttttgaatttttgtatgTGCAATAATTACCATAACAAGAAGAAAAACTATATTTTGCGTGTGCATGTGGATGATTGCAGGTTTCGGCTCCATTATTGGTTATTCATGGAGGAGATGATAAGGTGACGGATCCATTGGTGAGCCGGTTTCTTTATGAGAGTGCGTCTAGCAAGGATAAGACTCTAAAGATTTATGAAGGTGGTTATCACTGCATTCTAGAAGGTGAACCTGATGAGAGAATTTTTGCTGTACATGATGACATTGTGTCTTGGCTTAATTCTAGGTGTTCAACTAAGTGATGTCCTCACCATGGAATATGTCCACCGTTTTCATGTTATGTCATTCTTCAAATAATGTAACAATTCTGTGACTTCTAATCAAGAAATTCTAGAAGTCGTTGGTCTGGAATAAAGAGTAGGTGTCATTCTAGGAACGCCTCTTCAatctctttcacattttcatgTATTATTCATCTTGGAATGAATAAATTATATTGATCCAAAGACCAAAGGTATATTTTCATCCTCTTATGcttctttattatttttgtttaaatgtTATGGCGGGGTGGGGGAGTATGCTCCTGAGCTAGCCTCGACATAAGCATGCCCGAAGTGCTGATTTGGGGCCCTTCTTGATCTGGGAACTGGGGAGTTGGGAAGCCATAGATGGCGTGGATTCGATCCAAAATTTGAGTGCTGCCCTTCGATTCTCCTACTCTTCTTCTGTCATACTAAAGCTTGTGCTGGAACAATTTTCTTCTAGGCAAATCTTATTTAGGTTAATGTAGTCAATACGCATCCTGCACTTTCCGTTACTCTTAGGGATCATAACTATGCTGTAGAGCTAGCTGTAGAGGATGATCCTTAGTTGGTGAGTCTAATGGCTGCTTAATAATATGCATCTTTTGCAAGGCATTTTTCACTTCCATGCAGTGAAATTATGGCCTTTGAATACTCCTATGCATCCATCTCATATCATTCATGTTGATAAAGATGGTGAAAGTGCCTTTAGGACTATTTACAAAGAAATCTGTTGCAAGATTTCGCAAATTCCTATagttgtcattcatcaaaactaaATACTTTGAATTCATGTCTACCTATGGTTACAAGAGATCGATTCATAAGACTGATATTAATCACACTCCTGTATGATTTATGATGCCAATATTGTATATCATTTTATGGCACTCTAAAACCTCTCCTACTGAGGACCTTTGGTTATCCTCCTCTTGTATATATTCTCGTTTATTTTTCCAAAGAACGGACAAGATGGCTCACTTTCCCGAAAAGTTGGAAGGTAATGTGCGAGGTTTGTTAGATTTAGAGTTTGTTCTTTTATGAGGAACAAGAATTCATATGTATAATGTTTGGCTTGAGATTTAGTTTAGATGGTGTTGCTGTGTGTCAGAACTCGAGATATCGTATACTCGTAGAATTGaatataatatattttgtatgtatatatatgtgtatgaaAATATATGTTGTATTTAGGTATTCACGTAGACACACATAATATATTTGTCACTAAGCATAGTATTATAATAATGAGGATGTTACCAAGAAGTATGATCGTTATTAATTAATTGTACatgtatttgaattttttctaGTTAACAAAATAAAAGAGAGGATTTTAGTGCTGGGTAAATGTGGATTATCGGCTTTTATGCTGTGGAGTGTGTTATTGTTTATCCTGAAATAATCTCTACTTTATTGTACTGAGTTCtttctttcaaaataataataataataataataataataataataataataataataataataataataaagagaatgCTTTATTGTTATTAAAATGAGTGTCAAAATGGTGTTTGCTCTAGAGATTTATGCATATCGGGGTTAGTCTGTTTTACAAATAACGATACAATAATTAAGTAGAATCATAAACAGAGAAAGAAAAGTGCACATAAATTATAGTGTTTTAAGTATATAGCTATTTGGTTAAATACACTACTGCTTCTTTATTTTTGATTATTGGAGCAGAAATCTTACACGAACATCAAATTCGACAGATTATTATGAACGATGTCATAGCAAGCCCCTTTCTTGAAAGCTTTGGATGCAGTCATCAAACATCTGTTCAAGGGTTTTGAATGGAGGAAACCCCAATTGAGTAATTTTGGTGGTGTTCATGCTATGTGGGTTGTTGTCTCCTTCCAGGCTGCTGCACCTGTAACACCATATATCATCTAACTTCAGAAAAGCAGATCTCAAAGCATATCAAAAGATTGACAGAGATTTGGTATAATGTTTATAATTGAAGTAAAATATCATTTTGATCATCAAAcaatgcaaataaaatatataagaatttaattttgatgtcttGTCAAATAATATAtctaattatgtaatattatgttaataaaagtatttatctttttatattgaTCACATAACTggttatccaaaaaataaaatggaatcaagtgattatataaaatatttaatactatcaatatatcaaaattaaactcaatataTAATCTTTCAAAAGTTAATATCTAATTATTTATACAGTTCGATTCAATAGATTAGTAATACTTAACAATTCAGTTCAAACTTCAAAGCGAACACCGCTTTGATTAGGACTGGCAATGGATAAGGTAGAATAGGGTAGGGTTTGAGTTTTACCTTAATCCTATTAgcaggttgaaatttttttttaaaattctactcTACTCTACTCACTAGTTAAGAATTTTTCAATCCTAATCCTACCCGTACTCTAATGTTCTAAATCttatggcagaaaattaaattttttcaaataaatataaattcaatcatttcaaatttcatacatattaataaaaaattgtgtgaacctaatttaaaaaatgatgttagaatttttgaatttatttggtGTAATATGTGATAtctcaatttaaattttatttttattttaagctaattttataaaaaaatactaaattagtaaattaaattactaacttaataattattacaaatttttataaaagaaaagttGTAAGTTTAACACTCACTTTTTTCACTAATACCAAAATCTACTGTTTTTATCAAAATTCTATGCTACTATCATGTAGGATATAAATAGTTTCAAGCATATTAGGTGaatataaaaagttaattattaaattaattatttatatattatatatattaaaatataaaatatatatgaaaaataaattaagatagtatatatatttataaatatatgataattaatttgattacttttttttattgtgtacatagcatttaaaaaaaaactatttttaagtatctctatttccgttatatatgtttatatttttttgattttatttataaattcaaaaataattaaaatattattttatcaattttgtattttgaaaattttttattttatactattcaAACACTAGCTTAGCTAGTAGCTAAGCCAACTTTTCTGGGATTAAAACATTTCTCCGCATAAcccatataataatttaaaaaaattttcaaatataccATCGTGTTTCAGTGATTTTTTACAGTTGATcttagttataaaaaaatatataatatatataattaaaattaacggatAAAAATCACTGATATATATTTGAAAATCTTCCAATAATTTATGGtgttaaatagaaagaaaaaaattagaagaaagatTTGTAAAAGTTAACGTACTTTTTAGCAAATGGATAGGAAGGATATCTGGCCCTAAGCATTTGAATGATTTGTGACCAATGGGCTACTGAGCTAGAACAAATGAGCCTGCCACTTGCTTTGGCATCCTCCATAGCCAATATGTGAGCAGCTATCACATCATTTATGTGTACAAAGCCCACTGTTGTATTTGGATATTCTTCTCTCACACCTGTTTAAAAATGGTGATGAAgggagaaaacaaaaaaaaaaataaataaagaaccgTTCAAAGATATTTATCACCACTCACCCAAAATATGTGCTGCGCAAAACATTTGCACTGTAAGACTTGGTCTAATGACAGTTGTGTATGCCTTATTTccgatatttttaatttatgtcaaAATTATTTCCTAAACGTCTAAATCATTTTAAAAgacaaaactaaaaatatttaaggataa
Coding sequences within it:
- the LOC112802654 gene encoding caffeoylshikimate esterase, which codes for MDYPGFGLSEGLHGYIPNFDDLVDDVIEHYRRIKERPELRELPRFILGQSMGGAVSIKVHLKEPNNWDGMILVAPMCKIADDVMPSDAVMKVLTLLSKVMPKAKLFPNQDLAELAFREPSKRKLAVYNVICYDDNPRLKTGMELLRTTKEIESQVQKVSAPLLVIHGGDDKVTDPLVSRFLYESASSKDKTLKIYEGGYHCILEGEPDERIFAVHDDIVSWLNSRCSTK